One genomic window of Aethina tumida isolate Nest 87 chromosome 3, icAetTumi1.1, whole genome shotgun sequence includes the following:
- the LOC126264981 gene encoding uncharacterized protein LOC126264981: MTSLVFTIILFEGLYNPIASVCFLIGSLSVAYLYALCGIILIDFNSTVREALFRTNWYLWNVKNRKAMLLFATNTEKTLTLRAGQLILNYELYVWMIHKVFNLYTALLCVNPEKMKF; encoded by the exons ATGACGTCTCTggtatttacaataattttg tttgaaGGATTGTATAATCCAATTGCCAGCGTTTGTTTTCTGATTGGATCTTTATCTGTCGCCTATTTATATGCGTTATGtggaattatattaatagatttc aacagTACCGTCAGAGAAGCTTTATTCAGAACAAATTGGTATTTGTGGAACGTGAAGAACAGGAAGGCCATGCTACTATTTGCAACTAACACAGAAAAAACTTTGACTTTACGAGCTGGTCAGTTGATACTCAACTACGAGCTATATGTTtgg ATGATACACAAAGTTTTCAACCTATATACTGCACTTTTATGCGTAAATcctgaaaaaatgaaattttaa